Proteins from a single region of Bogoriella caseilytica:
- a CDS encoding ATP-grasp domain-containing protein, with the protein MSKRPLVHLATSAAQPNLGPDDVGLTDALRERGMEPRIVLWDDPDVDWSQGMTVVRSVDDYAQRRDEFLAWADTVPRLVNHADVLRWATDKHYLLELEKRGMPIIPTVWLEPDENYSKRQVHTRFPASGDFVVKPAISSGGSDSGRYTAVDPDSRQQAIMHAMDLLAEGRSVMVQRYLDSVDQRGETAVVFMNGLVSHAVEKEAMLTGPFDPSNPPEEVVRARVATSEEWQIGEVARQAIHSYIKERLGHDEQLTFCRVDIVQGDYPDEYYVLEIGVVDTALYLDAVPSAVDNFADAIAVRAFW; encoded by the coding sequence GTGAGTAAGCGACCCCTCGTCCATCTGGCCACCTCAGCAGCACAACCCAACCTCGGGCCCGACGACGTCGGCCTGACCGATGCCCTGCGGGAGCGCGGGATGGAACCGCGCATCGTGCTCTGGGACGATCCCGATGTCGACTGGTCGCAGGGCATGACCGTGGTGCGATCGGTCGATGACTACGCGCAGCGCCGCGACGAGTTCCTCGCCTGGGCCGATACCGTGCCGCGCCTGGTCAATCACGCCGACGTGCTGCGCTGGGCTACGGACAAGCACTATCTCCTGGAGCTGGAGAAGCGCGGCATGCCGATCATCCCCACCGTCTGGCTCGAACCGGACGAGAACTACTCCAAGCGGCAGGTCCACACACGGTTCCCGGCCTCGGGAGACTTCGTGGTCAAGCCGGCGATCTCCTCCGGTGGTTCCGATTCCGGGCGGTACACCGCCGTCGATCCCGACTCGCGCCAGCAGGCGATCATGCACGCGATGGATCTGCTCGCCGAGGGCCGCTCGGTGATGGTGCAGCGCTACCTCGACTCGGTGGACCAACGCGGTGAGACAGCCGTGGTGTTCATGAACGGCCTGGTCTCGCACGCGGTGGAGAAGGAGGCCATGCTCACGGGCCCCTTCGATCCTTCCAATCCGCCCGAGGAGGTCGTCCGCGCCCGGGTGGCCACCTCGGAGGAATGGCAGATCGGCGAGGTGGCACGGCAAGCCATTCACTCGTACATCAAGGAGCGCCTCGGTCACGACGAACAGCTCACCTTCTGCCGGGTGGACATCGTCCAGGGCGACTACCCCGACGAGTACTACGTGCTGGAGATCGGTGTGGTCGACACCGCTCTCTACCTGGACGCCGTCCCGAGCGCGGTCGACAACTTCGCCGATGCCATCGCCGTCCGGGCCTTCTGGTGA